In Nonomuraea muscovyensis, one genomic interval encodes:
- a CDS encoding fumarate reductase/succinate dehydrogenase flavoprotein subunit — protein MKYAAGDEIRDTKAPAGPIEDRWEKRKFSAKLVNPANKRKLNVIVVGTGLAGGSAAATLGELGYNVKSFCYQDSPRRAHSIAAQGGINAAKNYRGDGDSIYRLFYDTVKGGDFRARESNVYRLAQVSVNIIDQAVAQGVPFAREYGGLLDTRSFGGAQVSRTFYARGQTGQQLLLGAYQALERQVAAGTVEMFTRHEMLDLIVADGRARGVIVRDMVTGEIERHVADAVVLATGGYGNVFFLSTNAKGCNTTAIWRAHERGAYFANPCYTQIHPTCIPVSGEYQSKLTLMSESLRNDGRVWVPLRKGDDRVPGDIPEDERDYYLERIYPAFGNLVPRDIASRAAKNVCDEGRGVGPGGLGVYLDFRDAINRLGRDAVEKKYGNLFEMYERITGENPYETPMRIYPAVHYTMGGLWVDYDLQSTIPGLFVIGEANFSDHGANRLGASALMQGLADGYFVLPTTIGDYLAAGPFGEVEEEAVAEAEIKVRSKIERLLSVNGTRTPDSFHRELGRLMWDHCGMERTEESLRKALERIPELRTEFWENVKVSGTAEELNQVLEKAGRVADFFDLAELMCLDALVRTESCGGHFRAESQDADGEALRDDENFAHVSAWEYSPEGVPVLHKEVLEYEYVKMTQRSYK, from the coding sequence GTGAAGTACGCAGCGGGCGACGAGATCCGCGACACCAAGGCCCCCGCCGGGCCCATCGAGGACCGGTGGGAGAAGCGCAAGTTCAGCGCCAAGCTGGTCAACCCGGCCAACAAGCGCAAGCTCAACGTCATCGTGGTCGGCACCGGCCTGGCGGGCGGCTCGGCCGCGGCGACGCTCGGCGAGCTGGGCTACAACGTCAAGTCGTTCTGCTACCAGGACTCGCCCCGGCGCGCCCACTCCATCGCCGCGCAGGGCGGCATCAACGCCGCCAAGAACTACCGCGGCGACGGCGACTCCATCTACCGGTTGTTCTACGACACGGTGAAGGGCGGCGACTTCCGCGCCCGCGAGTCGAACGTCTACCGGCTGGCCCAGGTCTCGGTGAACATCATCGACCAGGCCGTGGCCCAGGGCGTGCCGTTCGCCCGCGAGTACGGCGGCCTGCTCGACACCCGCTCGTTCGGCGGCGCCCAGGTGTCGCGCACCTTCTACGCCCGCGGCCAGACGGGCCAGCAGCTCCTGCTCGGCGCCTACCAGGCGCTGGAGCGCCAGGTGGCGGCCGGGACCGTGGAGATGTTCACCCGGCACGAGATGCTCGACCTGATCGTCGCCGACGGCCGGGCCCGGGGCGTCATCGTGCGCGACATGGTGACCGGCGAGATCGAGCGGCACGTCGCCGACGCGGTCGTGCTGGCCACCGGCGGCTACGGCAACGTGTTCTTCCTGTCGACCAACGCCAAGGGCTGCAACACCACGGCCATCTGGCGGGCGCACGAGCGCGGCGCGTACTTCGCCAACCCCTGCTACACGCAGATCCACCCCACCTGCATCCCGGTGTCGGGCGAGTACCAGTCGAAGCTGACGCTCATGTCGGAGTCGCTGCGCAACGACGGTCGCGTGTGGGTGCCGCTGCGCAAGGGCGACGACCGCGTCCCCGGCGACATCCCCGAGGACGAGCGCGACTACTACCTGGAGCGCATCTACCCGGCGTTCGGCAACCTGGTGCCGCGCGACATCGCCTCGCGGGCCGCCAAGAACGTCTGCGACGAGGGCCGCGGCGTCGGTCCCGGCGGCCTCGGCGTCTACCTCGACTTCCGCGACGCGATCAACCGGCTGGGCCGGGACGCCGTGGAGAAGAAGTACGGCAACCTCTTCGAGATGTACGAGCGCATCACCGGCGAGAACCCGTACGAGACGCCGATGCGCATCTACCCGGCGGTCCATTACACGATGGGCGGCCTGTGGGTGGACTACGACCTGCAGTCCACCATCCCCGGCCTGTTCGTGATCGGCGAGGCCAACTTCTCCGACCACGGCGCCAACCGCCTCGGCGCCTCCGCGCTGATGCAGGGCCTGGCCGACGGCTACTTCGTGCTGCCCACCACCATCGGCGACTACCTGGCGGCCGGGCCGTTCGGCGAGGTCGAGGAGGAGGCCGTGGCCGAGGCCGAGATCAAGGTCCGGTCCAAGATCGAGCGGTTGCTGTCGGTGAACGGCACCCGCACGCCCGACTCCTTCCACCGCGAGCTGGGCCGGCTCATGTGGGACCACTGCGGCATGGAGCGCACCGAGGAGTCGCTGCGCAAGGCGCTGGAGCGCATCCCCGAGCTGCGTACGGAGTTCTGGGAGAACGTCAAGGTCAGCGGCACCGCCGAGGAGCTGAACCAGGTGCTGGAGAAGGCCGGGCGCGTCGCCGACTTCTTCGACCTGGCCGAGCTGATGTGCCTGGACGCCCTGGTGCGCACCGAGTCGTGCGGCGGCCACTTCCGGGCCGAGTCGCAGGACGCCGACGGCGAGGCGCTGCGCGACGACGAGAACTTCGCGCACGTGTCGGCCTGGGAGTACTCGCCCGAGGGCGTGCCCGTGCTGCACAAGGAAGTGCTCGAGTACGAGTACGTCAAGATGACCCAGCGGAGCTACAAGTGA
- a CDS encoding succinate dehydrogenase cytochrome b subunit: MTATIERGAATAPVRTPKSDPPAKSPGSKRTGGFLASSNGKKAVMAVTGAVMVGFLALHMLGNLKIFLGRDSFNEYAHALRTLGAPLVPYRTVLTILEVILVVSVVLHIWAAVSLARRARKARPVRYVAKKSQAGGYTTHIMRFGGVTILLYLVWHLLDLTFGVVNPKGFDSAPADRMMAGFEPSRWWVTLVYVVAVVMVGLHLRHGVWSAFQTLGWANRTRYKALKATAALLSAALIVGFLAPPLAITFGVLK; the protein is encoded by the coding sequence GTGACTGCCACGATAGAGCGCGGCGCCGCCACCGCGCCTGTTAGAACCCCCAAGTCCGATCCGCCCGCGAAGAGTCCGGGGTCCAAGCGGACCGGCGGCTTCCTGGCCTCGTCGAACGGCAAGAAGGCGGTCATGGCCGTCACCGGCGCCGTGATGGTCGGTTTCCTGGCCCTCCACATGCTGGGCAACCTGAAGATCTTCCTGGGCCGCGACTCGTTCAACGAGTACGCGCACGCCCTGCGCACCCTGGGCGCGCCGCTCGTCCCGTACCGGACGGTGCTGACCATCCTGGAAGTCATCCTCGTGGTCTCGGTGGTGCTGCACATCTGGGCCGCGGTCTCGCTGGCCAGGCGGGCCAGGAAGGCCAGGCCGGTCCGGTACGTGGCGAAGAAGTCGCAGGCGGGCGGCTACACCACGCACATCATGCGGTTCGGCGGCGTCACGATCCTGCTCTACCTGGTCTGGCACCTGCTCGACCTGACCTTCGGCGTGGTCAACCCCAAGGGCTTCGACTCCGCGCCCGCCGACCGGATGATGGCCGGGTTCGAGCCGTCGCGCTGGTGGGTGACTCTCGTCTACGTCGTGGCCGTCGTCATGGTCGGCCTGCACCTGCGGCACGGCGTCTGGAGCGCCTTCCAGACGCTCGGCTGGGCCAACCGCACCCGTTACAAGGCGCTGAAGGCGACCGCGGCGCTGCTGTCCGCGGCTCTCATCGTCGGGTTCCTCGCCCCGCCGCTCGCCATCACCTTTGGAGTGCTCAAGTGA
- a CDS encoding PP2C family protein-serine/threonine phosphatase, with product MTAPLSETSTLLLIEDDDGDAFLVEELLRQAEAPPKITWVRSLREARARLTAGIQCVLVDLSLPDASGLEALREVLSLAPHAAVLVLTGLRDMHVGVAAVQAGAQDYLVKQDVDARLLARAIRYAMERKRADLAHLRLVEAELTAKENSRLESGLLPVAMLRTDAIEHTTRYLPGSQGSLLAGDFLDTVQTPDGAVHVVVGDVCGHGPDEAALGVALRIAWRTLVLAGRTGEPMLRTLDTLLRAERKAPEIFTTLCTVTITPDLRRATLLVVGHPPPVVVRDGVVGAVGGAPSGPPLGIFHDADWKAIDVPLGEEWAMLLYTDGLIEAVVGAGDEQLGVDGLVDLVRDHGAVDLDRLISHVGTLTDDLAAVLVRRRTA from the coding sequence GTGACGGCCCCCCTTTCGGAGACGTCGACGCTGCTGCTCATCGAGGACGACGACGGTGACGCCTTCCTCGTGGAGGAGCTGCTCCGACAGGCTGAGGCCCCTCCGAAGATCACCTGGGTGCGCAGCCTGCGCGAGGCGCGGGCCAGGCTGACCGCCGGGATCCAGTGCGTGCTGGTCGACCTGTCGCTGCCCGACGCGAGCGGTCTGGAGGCGCTGCGCGAGGTGCTGAGCCTGGCGCCGCACGCCGCCGTGCTCGTGCTGACCGGGCTGCGCGACATGCACGTGGGCGTGGCCGCGGTGCAGGCGGGTGCGCAGGACTACCTGGTCAAGCAGGACGTCGACGCGCGGCTGCTGGCCCGGGCGATCCGCTACGCGATGGAGCGCAAGCGGGCCGACCTGGCCCATCTCCGGCTGGTCGAGGCCGAGCTGACGGCCAAGGAGAACTCCCGGCTGGAGAGCGGCCTGCTGCCGGTCGCGATGCTGCGCACGGACGCGATCGAGCACACCACCCGCTACCTGCCGGGCAGCCAGGGCTCGTTGCTGGCGGGCGACTTCCTCGACACCGTGCAGACCCCTGACGGGGCCGTGCACGTCGTCGTGGGAGACGTGTGCGGGCACGGCCCCGACGAGGCGGCGCTGGGCGTGGCGCTGCGCATCGCCTGGCGCACCCTGGTGCTCGCCGGGCGGACCGGCGAGCCGATGCTGCGCACGCTCGACACGTTGCTGCGCGCCGAGCGCAAGGCGCCGGAGATCTTCACCACGCTCTGCACGGTCACGATCACGCCCGACCTGCGTCGGGCCACGCTGCTGGTGGTCGGCCACCCGCCGCCGGTGGTGGTGCGCGACGGCGTGGTGGGGGCGGTCGGCGGGGCGCCGTCGGGCCCGCCGCTCGGCATCTTCCACGACGCCGACTGGAAGGCCATCGACGTGCCGCTGGGCGAGGAGTGGGCGATGCTGCTCTATACCGACGGCCTCATCGAGGCCGTCGTCGGCGCGGGTGACGAGCAGCTCGGCGTCGACGGCCTGGTGGACCTCGTACGGGATCACGGCGCGGTCGACCTCGACCGGCTCATCAGCCACGTGGGCACGCTGACCGACGACCTCGCGGCGGTCCTGGTGCGCAGGAGGACCGCATGA
- a CDS encoding LysR family transcriptional regulator — protein MQLQQLAYFVAVAETRHFTQAAERMRVAQPSLSKQIKALEADLGAPLFSRARGNVTLTAAGEALLPLARRMLADADTARQEVAELAGLRRGRVRLGATPSLCAGLLADALARFHRDYPGIELLVEEGGSRDLVRALARGQIDLSLIIMPLQSDDPSLVTEEILRENLVVAAPSDQRARRPYLRIEELRGRPMVMFRRGYDVREATLSACRQAGFEPTLAVQGGEMDAVLRFVEAGLGVAVVPSMVLDGRPGLTGTPLAPPGLSRTIALAHRRDVEPARAARAFRATLLSFVAEAGQDGTLPQGVELIAH, from the coding sequence ATGCAGTTGCAGCAGCTCGCCTACTTCGTCGCGGTGGCGGAGACCAGGCACTTCACCCAGGCGGCCGAGCGGATGAGGGTCGCGCAGCCGTCCCTGAGCAAGCAGATCAAGGCGCTCGAGGCCGATCTGGGCGCGCCGCTGTTCTCCCGCGCCCGCGGCAACGTGACGCTGACCGCCGCCGGCGAGGCGCTGCTGCCGCTGGCCCGGCGGATGCTGGCCGACGCCGACACCGCCCGGCAGGAGGTGGCCGAGCTGGCCGGGCTGCGCCGGGGCCGGGTGCGGCTCGGCGCGACGCCGTCGCTGTGCGCCGGGCTGCTGGCCGACGCGCTGGCCCGCTTCCACCGCGACTATCCGGGCATCGAGCTGCTGGTGGAGGAGGGCGGCTCGCGTGACCTGGTCAGGGCGCTGGCCCGCGGCCAGATCGACCTGTCGCTGATCATCATGCCGTTGCAGAGCGACGACCCGTCGCTGGTGACGGAGGAGATCCTGCGGGAGAACCTCGTCGTCGCCGCACCCTCCGACCAGCGGGCGCGCCGGCCGTACCTGCGGATCGAGGAGCTGCGCGGCAGGCCGATGGTGATGTTCAGGCGGGGGTACGACGTGCGGGAGGCGACGCTGAGCGCGTGCCGCCAGGCGGGGTTCGAGCCGACGCTGGCCGTGCAGGGCGGCGAGATGGACGCGGTCCTGCGGTTCGTCGAGGCGGGGCTGGGCGTGGCCGTGGTGCCGTCGATGGTGCTCGACGGGCGGCCGGGGCTGACCGGCACGCCGCTGGCGCCACCGGGGCTGAGCAGGACGATCGCGCTGGCGCACCGCAGGGACGTGGAGCCGGCCAGGGCGGCGCGGGCGTTCCGGGCGACGCTGCTGTCGTTCGTGGCCGAGGCCGGTCAGGACGGCACGCTTCCGCAAGGGGTCGAACTCATCGCGCATTGA